The window GTGAGTGCCGTGCCGTTATAATCGAAGCCAAAGCTTGCTTGCGGCGATGTTTGGTTGACTTGGTCACCGAGGCCGAGGACGAACGTCCCGATGACGGCAGCGAGGATGACGGTAATCGCAACCATCAGGATGACACCGATAACCGGCGACACCGCGTCGTCGTCAGCGAGGAGTTGTTTGAAATTCATTTATCCGTTGTAGGTCCACTTCTGGAGGGTGGATGAAGTACTACCACTTTCAGAGGTCCAGACGATGCGGACGGTGTCTCCATCGGCGAATGCTGCATCAGGACTAATAACTGCTGACTCGCCTGCACTAACTTTGTTGTCAGCACCAGCGGTGAACGACGCAGATGAAATATTGTCTCCAGTAATGTTCAACTGGCTAGCAGGAATCGCTTCACCACTTTCGTGAGTGATTGTGAAGTTATTACCGGTAGTGCCACTATCGTAATCGAAGCTGAAACTCGCCTGCGGTGCCGTCTCGCTCACTTGGTCACCGAGACCGAGGACGAACGTCCCGATGACGGCCGCCAAGATGACGGTGATTGCAACCATCAGGATGACCCCGATGACTGGACTGACTGCACGGTCTTCTGTGAAGAGATTTTTGAGTTGCATTGGTTGTCCGACACCCGGACGGTACGGTTGATGCCGGACGCACTGGTGCGCTCTGTGTCGCACGAGGAGGGGTCGACCCCTCGCTCCCTGCCCGGTTTCCGTCGCGGTGTGTCTAATCGATTGGTTACTCTGGGGTTACTTAAAGATGGGTGCCAAATTAATGGGATGTTACACGGTAGATATCATCGATTAATATACTCTTTATACTGTCTTTAAGTCCTGAAGGTCACCCCAAATGTCTCAGTTGGATTACCTAATCCAAAATTGGGGGGTCGATCTGGCGTCTCTGCGCCGCCGGGCGAGCTCGATGAGGGTCAGATGTGCCATCGGTAGCAACAGATTACAACGGAACGTCTGTTTTATCACTCTC is drawn from Haloferax litoreum and contains these coding sequences:
- a CDS encoding type IV pilin codes for the protein MQLKNLFTEDRAVSPVIGVILMVAITVILAAVIGTFVLGLGDQVSETAPQASFSFDYDSGTTGNNFTITHESGEAIPASQLNITGDNISSASFTAGADNKVSAGESAVISPDAAFADGDTVRIVWTSESGSTSSTLQKWTYNG